A window of the Miscanthus floridulus cultivar M001 chromosome 14, ASM1932011v1, whole genome shotgun sequence genome harbors these coding sequences:
- the LOC136504554 gene encoding PP2A regulatory subunit TAP46-like isoform X1, whose protein sequence is MVEVEEVSDRMRSQMRLHHGDGEVEGDADLPLPALFDRASRLHALACSSALGQEGVREGVELLRRCDGMVGKLGLFSPNETKEDVSTANLKYLLVPYYLAEMTEKISQDDRIPILKASQHHAKEFIALCEVLELIPEDELELSRQEQPDTMANRRAQKVARFKRQRATETKLQEIKERKERRARSSRAAALSAPIETGEEDDLEDDGEEEREAFDLLDMLKKEEEMLLSVKERQANDGNAFAREMLDERTKKAEAWHHNAANRVPYSKPADPITCATLAQDILEGRASVSQAHEHKHQSLMLGSASLVGGGLTSERERMAAQVFQPGYRLPTMSIEEAGLREMKMMEKWQERTAKMIEEANSAWHEDGASCSAQEDEDADEEKARAWDDWKDDNPRGAGDKKLTPCG, encoded by the exons atggtggaggtggaggaggtgagcgACAGGATGCGGTCGCAGATGCGGCTCCACCACGGGGACGGGGAGGTGGAGGGCGACGCCGACCTCCCGCTGCCGGCCCTCTTCGACAGGGCGTCGCGGCTCCACGCGCTCGCCTGCAGCTCCGCCCTCGGCCAG GAAGGGGTCCGCGAGGGTGTGGAGCTGCTGCGGCGCTGCGACGGCATGGTCGGCAAGCTCGGCCTCTTCTCTCCCAACGAGACCAAGGAGGACGTCTCCACCGCCAACCTCAAGTACCTACTC GTCCCATACTACCTTGCGGAAATGACTGAGAAGATATCACAGGACGATCGGATCCCGATACTTAAGGCATCACAGCACCATGCGAAG GAGTTCATTGCTCTATGTGAAGTGCTGGAACTTATTCCAGAGGACGAGCTAGAATTATCTAGACAGGAGCAGCCTGATACTATGGCTAACAGAAGAGCGCAGAAG GTCGCCCGGTTCAAACGTCAAAGGGCTACAGAAACGAAGCTCCAAGAGATCAAAGAGAGGAAAGAAAGGCGTGCACGTTCATCGAGAGCAGCTGCTTTATCTGCTCCCATTGAAACTGGGGAGGAAGATGATCTGGAAGATGATGGGGAGGAAGAAAGAGAG GCTTTTGATCTTCTCGACATgctgaagaaggaagaagaaatgCTTCTATCTGTAAAGGAAAGACAGGCAAAT GACGGGAATGCATTTGCTCGTGAAATGCTTGATGAACGAACAAAGAAGGCTGAAGCATGGCACCATAATGCTGCCAACCGTGTGCCATATTCCAAACCAGCTGATCCAATCACTTGCGCAACATTAGCTCAAGACATCCTCGAAGGTAGAGCGAGTGTCTCACAAGCTCATGAGCACAAACACCAGTCCCTGATGCTCGGATCTGCAAGCCTTGTTGGGGGTGGGCTAACCAGTGAAAGGGAAAGAATGGCAGCACAAGTTTTTCAGCCTGGTTACAG GCTGCCAACAATGAGCATAGAAGAAGCTGGTTTGCGGGAGATGAAAATGATGGAGAAATGGCAAGAAAGGACCGCCAAGATGATCGAAGAAGCCAACTCTGCCTGGCACGAGGATGGCGCTAGTTGTTCAGCGCAAGAGGACGAGGATGCCGACGAGGAGAAAGCAAGGGCATGGGACGACTGGAAGGACGACAATCCTCGTGGTGCCGGCGATAAGAAGCTCACTCCCTGTGGCTGA
- the LOC136504554 gene encoding PP2A regulatory subunit TAP46-like isoform X2: protein MVEVEEVSDRMRSQMRLHHGDGEVEGDADLPLPALFDRASRLHALACSSALGQEGVREGVELLRRCDGMVGKLGLFSPNETKEDVSTANLKYLLEFIALCEVLELIPEDELELSRQEQPDTMANRRAQKVARFKRQRATETKLQEIKERKERRARSSRAAALSAPIETGEEDDLEDDGEEEREAFDLLDMLKKEEEMLLSVKERQANDGNAFAREMLDERTKKAEAWHHNAANRVPYSKPADPITCATLAQDILEGRASVSQAHEHKHQSLMLGSASLVGGGLTSERERMAAQVFQPGYRLPTMSIEEAGLREMKMMEKWQERTAKMIEEANSAWHEDGASCSAQEDEDADEEKARAWDDWKDDNPRGAGDKKLTPCG from the exons atggtggaggtggaggaggtgagcgACAGGATGCGGTCGCAGATGCGGCTCCACCACGGGGACGGGGAGGTGGAGGGCGACGCCGACCTCCCGCTGCCGGCCCTCTTCGACAGGGCGTCGCGGCTCCACGCGCTCGCCTGCAGCTCCGCCCTCGGCCAG GAAGGGGTCCGCGAGGGTGTGGAGCTGCTGCGGCGCTGCGACGGCATGGTCGGCAAGCTCGGCCTCTTCTCTCCCAACGAGACCAAGGAGGACGTCTCCACCGCCAACCTCAAGTACCTACTC GAGTTCATTGCTCTATGTGAAGTGCTGGAACTTATTCCAGAGGACGAGCTAGAATTATCTAGACAGGAGCAGCCTGATACTATGGCTAACAGAAGAGCGCAGAAG GTCGCCCGGTTCAAACGTCAAAGGGCTACAGAAACGAAGCTCCAAGAGATCAAAGAGAGGAAAGAAAGGCGTGCACGTTCATCGAGAGCAGCTGCTTTATCTGCTCCCATTGAAACTGGGGAGGAAGATGATCTGGAAGATGATGGGGAGGAAGAAAGAGAG GCTTTTGATCTTCTCGACATgctgaagaaggaagaagaaatgCTTCTATCTGTAAAGGAAAGACAGGCAAAT GACGGGAATGCATTTGCTCGTGAAATGCTTGATGAACGAACAAAGAAGGCTGAAGCATGGCACCATAATGCTGCCAACCGTGTGCCATATTCCAAACCAGCTGATCCAATCACTTGCGCAACATTAGCTCAAGACATCCTCGAAGGTAGAGCGAGTGTCTCACAAGCTCATGAGCACAAACACCAGTCCCTGATGCTCGGATCTGCAAGCCTTGTTGGGGGTGGGCTAACCAGTGAAAGGGAAAGAATGGCAGCACAAGTTTTTCAGCCTGGTTACAG GCTGCCAACAATGAGCATAGAAGAAGCTGGTTTGCGGGAGATGAAAATGATGGAGAAATGGCAAGAAAGGACCGCCAAGATGATCGAAGAAGCCAACTCTGCCTGGCACGAGGATGGCGCTAGTTGTTCAGCGCAAGAGGACGAGGATGCCGACGAGGAGAAAGCAAGGGCATGGGACGACTGGAAGGACGACAATCCTCGTGGTGCCGGCGATAAGAAGCTCACTCCCTGTGGCTGA
- the LOC136505949 gene encoding probable calcium-binding protein CML36, translating to MKLSVPFCGGSSSSAASPKASNKSKSTRRSKDGKKSGGGSSFSSTASSHDCASTVTTPRTVLLPSSPPLAGAGTSRKPPAPAVTREELEVALRRVVSSEEELAEMLAEADAGLVVPEELANNAADDEGDLREAFAVFDADGDGRISAEELRAVLASLGDDCCSVEDCRRMIGGVDGDGDGFVCFDEFSRMMMHGM from the coding sequence ATGAAGCTTAGCGTGCCGTTCTgcggcggctcctcctcctccgccgcctctcCCAAGGCGAGCAACAAGAGCAAGAGCACGAGACGGTCAAAGGACGGCAAGAAGAGCGGCGGTGGCAGCTCGTTCAGCTCCACCGCGTCCTCCCACGACTGCGCGTCCACCGTCACCACGCCGCGCACCGTGCTCCTGCCATCCTCGCCACCGCTGGCTGGGGCTGGGACTAGCAGgaagccgccggcgccggcggtgaCGCGGGAGGAGCTGGAGGTGGCGCTGCGCCGGGTGGTCTCGAGCGAGGAGGAGCTGGCGGAGATGCTCGCGGAGGCGGACGCCGGGCTCGTCGTCCCGGAGGAACTCGCCAACAACGCGGCGGACGACGAGGGCGACCTCAGGGAGGCGTTCGCGGTGTTCGACGCCGACGGGGACGGCAGGATCTCGGCCGAGGAGCTCCGCGCCGTGCTCGCCTCGCTGGGAGATGACTGCTGCTCCGTCGAGGATTGCCGCCGCATGatcggcggcgtcgacggcgacggcgacggcttcGTGTGCTTCGACGAGTTCTCGCGCATGATGATGCATGGGATGTGA
- the LOC136504555 gene encoding uncharacterized protein isoform X2: MAAWNRSRDVNSDPEHSGRTSRPPLPRPDNGDNVCPVPLWEREFCRNAYDIPWETFCDNKRFIEILFKNVMDWDDSGALKNFEDAKERFRAKYFGKPYEDPVLDPDIYIDEVDNHCKVDPELVAGLDKIAGLDLVADLGLGGMGNMTPMDWGAPIGNLIPTGWGQPVPNLKPTGWGDPANPTPDTAWGGQGNQRPEAVWGAQPSCTPNNGNINLHGGRPSNNLHQQGVDPGHPSSGTARMLPGGVRIWISGVSGGGGGAGRNWNGGGGGGGRGSNWNSGGRGNQMDQAEGQNQQRNRGSMQRNQNVWHHQMRSIGRQQQGQRGRKMEWRSVQQNRAPKDDPAA; encoded by the coding sequence GGGACAATGTCTGCCCAGTCCCATTATGGGAAAGAGAATTCTGCCGCAACGCTTACGACATTCCTTGGGAGACCTTCTGCGATAACAAGCGATTTATTGAAATATTATTCAAAAACGTCATGGACTGGGATGATTCAGGAGCGCTCAAGAATTTCGAGGACGCAAAGGAAAGGTTCAGGGCAAAATATTTTGGCAAACCTTATGAGGATCCTGTGCTAGACCCTGATATATACATCGATGAGGTCGATAACCACTGCAAAGTTGACCCGGAGTTGGTTGCTGGCCTCGATAAGATAGCTGGCCTGGACTTGGTAGCCGACCTGGGTTTGGGAGGCATGGGCAACATGACACCCATGGATTGGGGAGCACCTATTGGCAATCTGATACCCACGGGATGGGGACAACCGGTTCCTAATCTGAAACCCACTGGATGGGGGGATCCAGCCAATCCGACACCTGACACTGCTTGGGGTGGACAGGGAAATCAAAGACCAGAGGCGGTCTGGGGAGCCCAGCCTTCATGCACACCAAACAACGGTAACATTAACTTGCATGGAGGTAGACCATCCAACAATTTGCACCAGCAGGGGGTGGATCCAGGCCACCCGTCATCTGGAACTGCAAGGATGCTGCCCGGCGGTGTCAGGATATGGATCAGTGGCGtcagcggtggcggcggtggtgctgGCAGGAATTGgaacggtggcggtggcggcggtggccgtGGCAGCAATTGGAATAGCGGCGGCCGCGGCAATCAGATGGACCAGGCCGAGGGGCAAAACCAGCAGAGGAACCGTGGCAGCATGCAGAGGAACCAGAACGTGTGGCATCACCAGATGAGGAGCATCGGCCGGCAGCAGCAGGGTCAGAGGGGAAGGAAGATGGAGTGGCGTTCGGTTCAGCAAAACAGGGCTCCCAAAGATGATCCTGCCGCTTGA
- the LOC136504555 gene encoding uncharacterized protein isoform X1, producing MAASNLLRDVDGHGDNSDGTSLPPLPRPDNGDNVCPVPLWEREFCRNAYDIPWETFCDNKRFIEILFKNVMDWDDSGALKNFEDAKERFRAKYFGKPYEDPVLDPDIYIDEVDNHCKVDPELVAGLDKIAGLDLVADLGLGGMGNMTPMDWGAPIGNLIPTGWGQPVPNLKPTGWGDPANPTPDTAWGGQGNQRPEAVWGAQPSCTPNNGNINLHGGRPSNNLHQQGVDPGHPSSGTARMLPGGVRIWISGVSGGGGGAGRNWNGGGGGGGRGSNWNSGGRGNQMDQAEGQNQQRNRGSMQRNQNVWHHQMRSIGRQQQGQRGRKMEWRSVQQNRAPKDDPAA from the coding sequence GGGACAATGTCTGCCCAGTCCCATTATGGGAAAGAGAATTCTGCCGCAACGCTTACGACATTCCTTGGGAGACCTTCTGCGATAACAAGCGATTTATTGAAATATTATTCAAAAACGTCATGGACTGGGATGATTCAGGAGCGCTCAAGAATTTCGAGGACGCAAAGGAAAGGTTCAGGGCAAAATATTTTGGCAAACCTTATGAGGATCCTGTGCTAGACCCTGATATATACATCGATGAGGTCGATAACCACTGCAAAGTTGACCCGGAGTTGGTTGCTGGCCTCGATAAGATAGCTGGCCTGGACTTGGTAGCCGACCTGGGTTTGGGAGGCATGGGCAACATGACACCCATGGATTGGGGAGCACCTATTGGCAATCTGATACCCACGGGATGGGGACAACCGGTTCCTAATCTGAAACCCACTGGATGGGGGGATCCAGCCAATCCGACACCTGACACTGCTTGGGGTGGACAGGGAAATCAAAGACCAGAGGCGGTCTGGGGAGCCCAGCCTTCATGCACACCAAACAACGGTAACATTAACTTGCATGGAGGTAGACCATCCAACAATTTGCACCAGCAGGGGGTGGATCCAGGCCACCCGTCATCTGGAACTGCAAGGATGCTGCCCGGCGGTGTCAGGATATGGATCAGTGGCGtcagcggtggcggcggtggtgctgGCAGGAATTGgaacggtggcggtggcggcggtggccgtGGCAGCAATTGGAATAGCGGCGGCCGCGGCAATCAGATGGACCAGGCCGAGGGGCAAAACCAGCAGAGGAACCGTGGCAGCATGCAGAGGAACCAGAACGTGTGGCATCACCAGATGAGGAGCATCGGCCGGCAGCAGCAGGGTCAGAGGGGAAGGAAGATGGAGTGGCGTTCGGTTCAGCAAAACAGGGCTCCCAAAGATGATCCTGCCGCTTGA